One window of Hydractinia symbiolongicarpus strain clone_291-10 chromosome 3, HSymV2.1, whole genome shotgun sequence genomic DNA carries:
- the LOC130636145 gene encoding uncharacterized protein LOC130636145, with protein MTKTRPVVKSKLREWFDWLVNYVPEGIRKSVQGIYASAKKCILALYDGAKKTLMGEVEEEAKEDHAEDKQQPNQDFTPEEHKNAHHRTFRSFRIPGIDGTDVDGYLGMVRSHVKTLIEKQVKDMGSAKVQCSLWILWKKPVEGTSEDDTSKFIEINKVFHSNMAPVFQGSVVEEVLDTMLAQVKTYVENPALPNSGFTINRIMHLDVDFHKLKLSRGSSYIEAPKWIATKKAIINPQNKDEECFKWSIIAALHHEDITSDPERISKLRPFADEYNWHGIEFPMSIKEISKFEKNNPDIAVNVLYVTGKTFNILCRSTHNEREKQVNLLLLTDIKKSHYIAIENLSRLLGSKISKNHAKMHFCMNCLQAFPTIESRDKHYEYCMDNEAVKIAMPTEQEKWLYYKDGQQQFKVPFAIYTDFESLLVPITEDKRETKTKKLNKHVPCGWCTYSTFAYGDISYPLQRYRGKDCVKMFVQHLEDEVKRLYATFPQHDMLPLTEVLQRGHEAAKTCHICMKSFDDDLKNRKVRDHCHYTGLY; from the exons ATGACAAAGACACGTCCAGTAGTAAAGAGTAAATTGCGAGAGTGGTTTGACTGGCTTGTGAACTATGTACCAGAGGGTATTAGAAAGTCGGTGCAAG GTATATATGCATCAGCAAAAAAATGCATTCTTGCTCTTTATGATGGGGCAAAAAAGACCCTGATGGGTGAAGTTGAAGAAGAGGCAAAGGAGGATCATGCTGAAGATAAGCAGCAACCGAACCAAGATTTCACGCCTGAAGAACATAAGAATGCTCACCATAGGACCTTCCGAAGTTTCCGAATCCCCGGCATAGACGGTACGGATGTCGATGGGTACTTGGGGATGGTGCGATCACACGTGAAAACCCTGATTGAGAAGCAGGTTAAAGACATGGGGTCTGCTAAGGTGCAGTGTTCCCTCTGGATTCTATGGAAGAAACCAGTGGAGGGTACCAGCGAGGATGATACCAGCAAGTTTATCGAAATCAATAAGGTCTTCCACAGCAACATGGCACCGGTCTTTCAGGGTAGCGTCGTGGAAGAGGTGCTAGACACGATGCTCGCTCAGGTCAAAACGTATGTGGAGAACCCAGCGCTGCCCAATAGTGGCTTTACAATCAATCGAATTATGCATCTCGACGTGGACTTCCACAAGCTCAAGCTGTCGAGGGGTTCCTCGTATATCGAAGCACCCAAGTGGATAGCCACTAAGAAAGCCATCATTAATCCACAGAACAAGGACGAGGAGTGCTTTAAGTGGAGTATCATAGCTGCTCTACATCATGAGGATATAACCAGCGATCCAGAGAGAATCAGCAAGCTTCGACCATTTGCGGATGAGTATAATTGGCATGGCATAGAGTTTCCCATGAGCATCAAGGAGATCTCCAAGTTTGAAAAGAACAACCCAGATATCGCGGTGAACGTCTTGTACGTAACAGGGAAGACTTTCAATATCCTGTGTCGATCGACACACAACGAACGCGAGAAACAGGTTAATCTGCTACTCCTCACGGACATTAAAAAGAGTCATTATATAGCCATCGAAAATCTCTCACGACTCCTGGGCAGCAAAATATCAAAGAATCATGCAAAGATGCACTTCTGTATGAACTGTCTACAAGCCTTTCCAACAATCGAGTCGCGTGATAAGCACTATGAATACTGCATGGATAATGAAGCGGTCAAGATTGCGATGCCAACCGAACAGGAAAAGTGGCTATACTACAAGGATGGTCAGCAGCAATTCAAAGTACCCTTCGCTATCTATACGGATTTCGAATCCCTGCTCGTTCCCATCACTGAAGATAAGAGGGAGACCAAGACGAAAAAGCTGAATAAGCACGTGCCATGTGGCTGGTGCACGTATAGTACCTTCGCCTATGGTGATATATCATATCCCTTGCAGAGATACCGTGGTAAGGACTGCGTGAAAATGTTCGTTCAACACCTGGAGGATGAGGTAAAGCGGCTCTACGCTACCTTCCCACAGCATGACATGCTGCCCCTAACGGAGGTGTTACAAAGAGGGCACGAAGCGGCAAAGACATGTCACATCTGCATGAAATCCTTCGACGACGACCTGAAGAACCGAAAAGTTCGAGACCACTGTCACTACACGGGTCTATACTGA
- the LOC130636921 gene encoding uncharacterized protein K02A2.6-like has product MSLNEIRTASENDDEIQEIRKALTSDKWSSLQKYEVYKEEFCEKSLVQEIMEIAHRSCLGIVKLKSLLRCKVYWYNMDRDIENLIQSCPSCQKIGRHNKPTPVQMTELPTSPWSHCSRGNLPTGEKILVITELFSKFPIVEFMKSTTFNIVSTRLDNLFSIFGYPEMIKTVMDPLGTVMKLIYFLNHVVLYMTVQFLIGPEATGKQSVLCQT; this is encoded by the exons ATGTCGTTAAATGAAATACGCACAGCCTCAGAAAATGATGACGAAATTCAAGAAATACGTAAAGCACTTACATCCGACAAATGGTCATCGTTACAAAAATATGAAGTTTATAAAGAAGAATTTTGTGAA aaATCATTAGTGCAGGAAATCATGGAAATAGCACATCGTTCATGTCTTGGTatagtaaaattaaaaagtttgctACGTTGCAAAGTTTATTGGTACAACATGGACAGAGACATCGAAAATCTCATTCAATCATGTCCATCATGTCAAAAGATAGGGAGACACAACAAACCAACACCTGTACAAATGACCGAATTACCGACATCACCATGGTCACATTGCAGCCGTGGTAATTTACCGACAGGTGAGAAAATTCTAGTAATTACAGAATTATTTTCGAAGTTCCCGATTGTTGAATTTATGAAATCTACGACGTTCAATATTGTATCTACTCGCCTTGATAATCTCTTTTCAATTTTTGGTTATCCCGAAATGATAAAAACGGTAATGGACCCCCTTGGGACAGTCATGAAATTGatctattttttaaatcacgtGGTATTGTACATGACAGTTCAATTCCTTATTGGCCCAGAAGCAACGGGCAAGCAGAGCGTTTTATGCCAAACTTGA
- the LOC130636922 gene encoding uncharacterized protein LOC130636922, with protein MLGFFHPTIEREFTIVTAPVYVIHKESAGNLIGYSTANDLKLLQINNVNNVSANQKIKDNAFQNVPNDYRKICEKFQCLCHRKGKFLNYKCKLKINENVRPIQQRLRRQPYQLRKAIKEKIESMEKDGSISKVDSPQEWLSNIVVTPK; from the coding sequence ATGCTTGGTTTCTTTCATCCAACAATAGAAAGGGAATTCACTATTGTTACCGCCCCTGTTTACGTAATCCATAAAGAATCAGCTGGTAATCTGATTGGCTACTCAACAGCCAATGATTTAAAGTTGCTTCAAATTAACAATGTCAATAACGTATCAGCCAATCAGAAAATTAAAGACAACGCCTTCCAAAATGTACCGAACGATTATCGAAAAATCTGCGAAAAATTCCAATGTTTATGTCAtagaaaaggaaaatttttaaattataaatgtAAACTAAAAATCAACGAAAATGTCCGTCCTATACAACAACGACTTCGACGTCAACCGTATCAACTTCGCAAAGCTATCAAAGAAAAGATCGAATCGATGGAAAAAGATGGTTCAATAAGCAAAGTCGATTCACCTCAAGAATGGTTAAGTAATATTGTCGTTACACCAAAATGA